From Scleropages formosus chromosome 9, fSclFor1.1, whole genome shotgun sequence, one genomic window encodes:
- the LOC108922775 gene encoding ADP-ribosyl cyclase/cyclic ADP-ribose hydrolase 1 gives MIFGVLVFLFLSEELSAAEMGTTLNLKHIVIGRCYSYITLVRPNSRYDCDEIWREFQEAVVRRAPCGVRVKDYRRMFHAATQVLPCDRLLFWSKTRQLVHSYSAVTHHFWTLEDTLVGYMFNDLIWCGQQEKDRGFDFQSCSEWSTCVNHPVYSLWKQASENFASSACGNITVVLNGSIENAFSRKSMFGGVELDNLNPRMVNHVNIKVVANLDGPFVESCTRGSILDLIATLQTRGFRWTCSDSDVTLMIVQCLQNPRQFSCQTWQKSLKHKEHSSR, from the exons ATGATTTTTG GTGTTCTTGTCTTCCTGTTTCTCTCTGAGGAGCTCAGTGCTGCTGAGATGGGGACCACGctcaacctgaaacacattgtcATCGGCCGGTGCTACAGCTATATCACACTCGTGAGACCTAACTCGAG ATACGACTGTGACGAGATCTGGAGGGAGTTTCAGGAAGCAGTGGTGAGGAGGGCCCCTTGCGGTGTCAGGGTGAAAGATTACCGCCGGATGTTCCACGCCGCAACCCAGGTTCTACCCTGCGATAGG CTCCTGTTCTGGAGTAAGACTAGGCAGTTAGTCCACAGCTACTCAGCTGTCACGCACCATTTCTGGACCCTTGAGGACACCCTGGTGGGCTACATGTTCAACGACCTCATCTGGTGTGGGCAGCAGGAGAAAGACAGAG GGTTCGACTTCCAATCCTGCTCCGAGTGGTCGACTTGCGTGAACCATCCTGTCTACTCCCTGTGGAAGCAAGCTTCAGAAAAC TTTGCATCCTCCGCCTGTGGCAACATCACGGTCGTGCTCAACGGCTCCATTGAAAATGCCTTCAGCAGGAAAAG TATGTTTGGTGGCGTCGAGCTGGACAACCTGAACCCCAGAATGGTGAACCATGTCAACATCAAGGTGGTGGCCAATCTGGACGGGCCATTTGT GGAGTCGTGCACACGGGGCTCCATCCTGGACCTTATCGCCACCTTGCAGACCAGAGGATTCCGCTGGACCTGCAGTGACAGTGATGT GACCTTGATGATAGTACAGTGCCTCCAGAACCCAAGACAGTTCTCTTGCCAGACATGGCAGAAAAGCTTGAAGCACAAAGAGCATTCCAGCAGATAG